One Streptomyces sp. ML-6 genomic region harbors:
- a CDS encoding sugar ABC transporter permease, with product MAVVAEPTRRGRRSGPQARREARIGLLFVLPCFLLFLAFRFGPGIAGVLMSFTDYSLTGGGSFVGLDNFTRLWDDPLFWQALRVTVLYTVLAVPGTLIASVSLALITRRAFRGARFFRSVFFLPVVTSLVLAATVFVWIFSTGGPWSTVMGWFGLPEGSWLSDDVLVLPALALVGVWSRFGYGMLILLARMQDIPRELEEAALTDGAGAWQRFRHIVLPQLKPALFFLAVIETTASFQVFDAVYTMTGGGPANASYTLVFQLYDAGFKYFDLGYASAIGVALFALTVVVAVIQRLVIGKDQ from the coding sequence GTGGCAGTGGTCGCGGAACCCACCCGCCGGGGCCGTCGCAGCGGGCCGCAGGCGCGCCGCGAGGCCCGGATCGGCCTGCTCTTCGTCCTGCCGTGTTTTCTGCTGTTCCTGGCGTTCCGGTTCGGTCCGGGTATCGCCGGGGTGCTGATGAGCTTCACCGACTACTCCCTCACGGGCGGGGGGAGTTTCGTCGGGCTGGACAACTTCACCCGTCTGTGGGACGACCCGCTGTTCTGGCAGGCGCTGAGGGTCACGGTGCTCTACACCGTGCTCGCGGTGCCGGGCACGCTGATCGCCTCGGTGTCGCTGGCGCTGATCACCCGCCGCGCGTTCCGGGGGGCGAGGTTCTTCCGGTCGGTGTTCTTCCTGCCGGTGGTCACCTCGCTGGTGCTGGCCGCCACCGTGTTCGTCTGGATCTTCTCCACCGGTGGGCCGTGGTCGACCGTGATGGGCTGGTTCGGGCTGCCGGAGGGTTCCTGGCTGTCCGACGACGTGCTGGTGCTGCCCGCGCTCGCGCTGGTCGGGGTCTGGTCGCGCTTCGGGTACGGGATGCTGATCCTGCTGGCCCGGATGCAGGACATCCCGCGGGAGCTGGAGGAGGCGGCGCTGACCGACGGCGCCGGTGCCTGGCAGCGGTTCCGGCACATCGTGCTGCCGCAGCTCAAGCCCGCCCTGTTCTTCCTCGCCGTGATCGAGACGACGGCCTCCTTCCAGGTCTTCGACGCCGTCTACACGATGACCGGCGGCGGCCCCGCCAACGCCAGCTACACGCTCGTCTTCCAGCTCTACGACGCGGGCTTCAAGTACTTCGACCTGGGTTACGCCTCCGCCATCGGCGTCGCGCTCTTCGCGCTGACCGTGGTGGTCGCGGTGATCCAGCGGCTCGTGATCGGGAAGGACCAGTGA
- a CDS encoding extracellular solute-binding protein: MFPVARRRPRPRALTVPLLSAALATTVLAGCGSGTDDDTITMWTYPVIFDEAKNKAYWDGLIKEFEKKHAGTKVKVETFPWANRDTALATAIASGKGPDVVYLIPDQLPKYERSIVPADQYMPADAKPDYTKFALDSVTVDGKVLGTPVLTSANPLICDKRVFEAIGEKGYPTSWAELEALAPKLKKKGYYATSYGGDTQQTLNMTFYPLLWQAGGDVFSEDGKQVTFNDAAGVKALTYLKKLVDGGYTDKDLVTTTPKLEQTPTAKGKVACTWQNTPADVEPFWGKENIVVQPPLKDVKSVGYGTVGALSMLKGADVKAAGEWISFVAEAKNAAGLQKQSGNFPARTSAGNLYPDDEILTAVADTLPAMDAGPLEEKSREVMGVLAPEIQAAMLGKKSPQQALDDAAKAAGPLLGR; encoded by the coding sequence ATGTTCCCTGTCGCCCGTCGCCGACCGAGACCCCGTGCCCTCACCGTGCCGCTGCTCTCGGCTGCTCTCGCCACCACCGTCCTCGCCGGCTGCGGATCCGGGACCGACGACGACACCATCACCATGTGGACCTACCCGGTCATCTTCGACGAGGCCAAGAACAAGGCCTATTGGGACGGCCTGATCAAGGAGTTCGAGAAGAAGCACGCCGGCACCAAGGTGAAGGTGGAGACCTTCCCGTGGGCCAACCGCGACACCGCGCTGGCCACCGCGATCGCCTCCGGCAAGGGCCCGGACGTCGTCTACCTGATCCCCGACCAGCTGCCGAAGTACGAGCGGAGCATCGTCCCCGCGGACCAGTACATGCCGGCCGACGCCAAGCCGGACTACACCAAGTTTGCCCTCGACTCCGTGACCGTCGACGGCAAGGTGCTCGGCACTCCCGTCCTGACCAGCGCCAACCCGCTGATCTGTGACAAGCGGGTGTTCGAGGCGATCGGGGAGAAGGGCTACCCGACGAGCTGGGCGGAGCTGGAGGCGCTGGCGCCGAAGCTGAAGAAGAAGGGCTACTACGCCACCAGTTACGGCGGTGACACCCAGCAGACGCTGAACATGACCTTCTACCCGCTGCTGTGGCAGGCCGGCGGGGACGTCTTCTCCGAGGACGGCAAGCAGGTCACCTTCAACGACGCGGCCGGTGTGAAGGCGCTGACGTACCTGAAGAAGCTCGTCGACGGCGGCTACACCGACAAGGACCTGGTCACCACCACGCCGAAGCTGGAGCAGACCCCGACCGCCAAGGGGAAGGTGGCCTGCACCTGGCAGAACACCCCGGCGGACGTGGAGCCGTTCTGGGGCAAGGAGAACATCGTCGTCCAGCCGCCGCTGAAGGACGTCAAGTCGGTCGGCTACGGCACCGTGGGCGCGCTGTCCATGCTCAAGGGCGCCGACGTCAAGGCGGCTGGAGAGTGGATCTCGTTCGTCGCCGAGGCCAAGAACGCCGCCGGACTGCAGAAGCAGTCCGGCAACTTCCCGGCCCGTACCTCCGCCGGGAACCTCTACCCCGACGACGAGATCCTCACCGCCGTCGCCGACACACTCCCGGCCATGGATGCCGGGCCGCTGGAAGAGAAGTCCCGCGAGGTGATGGGCGTACTCGCCCCGGAGATCCAGGCCGCGATGCTCGGCAAGAAGTCTCCCCAGCAGGCCCTCGACGATGCCGCCAAGGCGGCCGGTCCGCTGCTCGGCCGCTGA
- a CDS encoding Gfo/Idh/MocA family oxidoreductase, with amino-acid sequence MSMHLPISDRPVRVALVGAGNRGLTYAAWIKAHPERARLVAVADPRPAARAAAGAELEFDDWRPLVENRIADAVIVATQDRNHVEPVLALARAGYAILAEKPLAPSEAETRTLIEGVEKAGVLFAVCHVLRYTPYTDLVKEVVGSGVLGELVSVEHLEPVGWWHYAHSYVRGPWRSEKDSSPMLLAKSCHDLDWISYITGERIEQVASFGGLKHFRPENAPAGSAERCLDCAVEDGCPYSALKLYVPRLREHGSIWPVTHVTDSTDETELLTALREGPYGLCAYRVDNDVVDHQVLAMQLSGGMTATFTMVAFTEQTDRQTRIFGSHGWLIGDGKRVTVHDFRTDEVTVHEVEASGSNAAEGHGGGDTALVDAFVHAVATGDAGAVRSGPATSLGSHLAAFAAERARHTGTVQSVPTR; translated from the coding sequence ATGTCCATGCACCTTCCGATATCCGACCGGCCCGTCCGTGTGGCTCTCGTCGGCGCCGGCAACCGCGGCCTCACCTATGCCGCGTGGATCAAAGCCCACCCCGAACGCGCCCGCCTCGTGGCCGTGGCCGATCCCCGCCCGGCGGCCCGCGCCGCGGCCGGGGCGGAGCTCGAGTTCGACGACTGGCGCCCGCTGGTCGAGAACCGCATCGCCGACGCCGTCATCGTCGCCACCCAGGACCGCAATCACGTCGAGCCCGTCCTGGCACTGGCGCGGGCCGGGTACGCGATCCTCGCCGAGAAGCCCCTGGCACCCAGCGAGGCCGAAACACGCACCCTCATCGAAGGCGTGGAGAAGGCAGGCGTACTCTTCGCCGTCTGCCACGTCCTGCGCTACACCCCCTACACCGACCTGGTGAAGGAGGTTGTCGGCTCGGGGGTACTGGGCGAACTCGTCAGCGTCGAGCACCTGGAGCCGGTCGGCTGGTGGCACTACGCGCACAGCTACGTGCGCGGGCCGTGGCGCAGCGAGAAGGACTCCTCCCCGATGCTGCTCGCCAAGTCCTGCCACGACCTGGACTGGATCTCCTACATCACCGGGGAGCGCATCGAGCAGGTCGCCAGCTTCGGCGGACTCAAGCACTTCCGGCCCGAGAACGCCCCGGCCGGGTCCGCGGAGCGCTGCCTGGACTGCGCCGTCGAGGACGGCTGCCCCTACTCCGCACTCAAGCTGTACGTGCCGAGGCTGCGCGAGCACGGCTCCATCTGGCCGGTCACCCACGTCACGGACTCCACGGACGAGACCGAGCTGCTGACCGCGCTGCGCGAAGGCCCGTACGGCCTGTGCGCCTACCGCGTCGACAACGACGTGGTCGACCACCAGGTCCTCGCCATGCAGCTCTCCGGCGGCATGACAGCGACGTTCACCATGGTCGCCTTCACCGAACAGACCGACCGCCAGACCCGGATCTTCGGCTCGCACGGCTGGCTGATCGGCGACGGCAAGCGCGTCACCGTCCACGACTTCCGCACCGACGAGGTCACCGTCCACGAGGTCGAGGCGAGCGGTTCCAACGCCGCCGAGGGACACGGCGGCGGAGACACGGCGCTGGTCGATGCCTTCGTCCACGCCGTCGCCACCGGTGACGCCGGGGCGGTCCGCTCCGGCCCCGCCACCTCGCTCGGCAGCCATCTGGCGGCGTTCGCCGCCGAACGTGCCCGGCACACCGGCACCGTACAGAGCGTGCCGACGCGCTGA
- a CDS encoding ROK family protein → MDTSRPAGGDLAQLRRLNAFGALQALRSAGAPVTLTELATLTGLSRASAEDLATELTDQGWAAEVPPAPGTVGRPARRYRFRADSGYVFGLDIGAHSVLAVLADLCGTVVTTARRTVPSDIRRADRLAAIGAVMTECLDEAGIGAHQIWTISAGTTGVVGPEGDVVLAGAAADWTGVRLAEHLGEHCAGAVLVDNDTRLAALAEQRLGAARDIEDAVYIHAGLGLSAALIIGGRVHRGYGGAAGEIGSFPVTPWATAATRLACSPAVPSDVPPRNAAAHVLAAARRGDTVAVRAVDRYASDVALGLAAMVLTIDPQRVVLGGGLAQSADILLPRLRNRLEPLCIRVPDLQPSSLGDDRVALGAIWRAIEHVETTYLAHNRRPTTATP, encoded by the coding sequence ATGGACACATCCCGACCCGCCGGTGGTGACCTGGCGCAACTGCGTCGGCTCAACGCGTTCGGCGCGCTGCAGGCGCTGAGAAGTGCGGGCGCGCCGGTGACACTGACCGAGCTGGCCACGCTCACCGGTCTCTCCCGCGCCTCGGCGGAGGACCTCGCCACCGAGCTGACCGACCAGGGGTGGGCGGCCGAAGTCCCGCCCGCCCCCGGCACGGTGGGGCGACCGGCCCGCCGTTACCGGTTCCGGGCCGATTCCGGTTACGTCTTCGGGCTGGACATCGGCGCCCACAGTGTCCTCGCCGTGCTCGCCGACCTCTGCGGCACGGTCGTCACCACGGCCCGCCGAACGGTGCCGTCGGACATCCGGCGCGCCGACCGGCTTGCCGCCATCGGCGCCGTGATGACCGAGTGCCTCGACGAGGCGGGCATCGGCGCCCACCAGATCTGGACGATCAGCGCCGGCACCACCGGCGTCGTCGGCCCGGAGGGAGACGTCGTACTCGCGGGAGCCGCTGCCGACTGGACCGGCGTACGACTCGCCGAGCACCTGGGCGAACACTGTGCCGGGGCGGTCCTGGTGGACAACGACACCCGGCTGGCCGCACTCGCCGAGCAACGCCTCGGTGCGGCGCGGGACATCGAGGACGCCGTCTACATCCACGCCGGTCTCGGCCTCAGCGCGGCGCTGATCATCGGCGGCCGGGTGCACCGGGGATACGGCGGCGCGGCGGGCGAGATCGGTAGCTTCCCCGTCACCCCCTGGGCGACCGCCGCCACCCGCCTGGCGTGCTCTCCCGCCGTCCCCTCCGACGTACCCCCGCGGAACGCCGCCGCCCATGTGCTGGCCGCCGCCCGCCGGGGCGACACCGTCGCCGTGCGCGCCGTCGACCGCTACGCCAGCGACGTGGCCCTCGGCCTCGCAGCCATGGTGCTGACCATCGACCCGCAACGGGTCGTGCTGGGCGGGGGACTGGCCCAGTCCGCCGACATCCTGCTCCCTCGCCTCCGTAACCGTCTGGAGCCGCTGTGCATCCGGGTCCCCGATCTCCAGCCGTCCTCGCTCGGCGACGACCGGGTCGCGCTCGGCGCGATCTGGCGAGCCATCGAGCACGTCGAGACGACGTACCTCGCGCACAACCGGCGGCCCACGACGGCCACCCCGTGA
- a CDS encoding SDR family oxidoreductase gives MSSKRCSALAVGPAPPGITADTLSPGTVRTPVDGAFPFDRDAVRTAYRERIPLGRYSVPDENMGALLLFAPDAGAYLNGARIVVDGGVLAGQTHRMRFHPPHRVRGSRQPALPPSGGRVSTEGT, from the coding sequence GTGTCGTCGAAGCGGTGCTCAGCCCTCGCCGTCGGACCCGCACCGCCCGGCATCACCGCCGACACCCTCTCACCCGGCACGGTCCGGACGCCGGTCGACGGCGCGTTCCCCTTCGACCGCGATGCGGTCAGGACCGCCTACCGGGAACGCATTCCGCTCGGCCGCTACTCGGTGCCCGACGAGAACATGGGCGCGCTGCTGCTGTTCGCCCCGGACGCCGGGGCGTACCTCAACGGGGCCCGGATCGTCGTGGACGGCGGCGTGCTCGCCGGACAGACGCACCGGATGCGCTTCCATCCGCCCCACCGCGTACGCGGCTCACGACAACCAGCTCTGCCGCCCTCGGGTGGCCGGGTCAGCACAGAAGGAACTTGA
- a CDS encoding GNAT family N-acetyltransferase gives MTHTLRTLDPADEAAVHALWALCFDAPHLPALHALDPDRHRRTFVAVRGDTVDAVVCYVPRQLRDAHGRVERVGGIGNVATRPEARGQGLVRRLLALAAEAMTAESCAWSLLFTDTPGVYERSGWTGFRTSWTEGPLTVAGPPGPRFRIRAATPADAPRLAELHAGFNAARPLTAVRTANDWIHRVPAWYGPGAEWLIAEDNEGTAVGYTVTRHIGEAVEVRECAVAEAAPAALGELLAEVARRARAAGAAVGRAHLPEDPAVRAALPRFLAPDQVRERTQTVGMARPLLAPPEAIRATLQATGATHWHGDSF, from the coding sequence ATGACACACACCTTGCGCACCCTCGACCCGGCCGACGAGGCAGCCGTGCACGCGCTATGGGCGCTCTGCTTCGACGCCCCGCACCTCCCGGCGCTGCACGCCCTGGACCCCGACCGCCACCGGCGGACCTTCGTGGCCGTGCGCGGCGACACGGTCGATGCCGTCGTCTGCTACGTGCCGCGGCAGCTCCGCGACGCCCACGGCCGGGTCGAACGGGTGGGCGGTATCGGCAATGTCGCCACCCGCCCCGAGGCACGGGGCCAGGGCCTGGTGCGCCGGCTGCTCGCCCTTGCCGCCGAGGCCATGACCGCCGAGTCCTGCGCCTGGTCCCTGCTGTTCACGGACACTCCCGGGGTCTACGAGCGCTCGGGCTGGACCGGCTTCCGCACCTCCTGGACCGAGGGCCCGCTCACCGTGGCCGGCCCGCCCGGCCCCCGCTTCCGCATCCGTGCGGCCACCCCGGCCGACGCCCCGCGGCTGGCAGAACTGCACGCCGGATTCAACGCCGCACGCCCCCTCACCGCGGTGCGGACGGCCAACGACTGGATCCACCGCGTGCCCGCCTGGTACGGCCCCGGCGCCGAATGGCTGATCGCCGAGGACAACGAGGGGACGGCGGTCGGCTACACCGTGACCCGGCACATCGGCGAGGCCGTCGAGGTCCGCGAGTGCGCGGTGGCGGAAGCCGCACCGGCGGCCCTCGGCGAGTTGCTCGCCGAGGTGGCCCGCCGGGCCCGTGCGGCGGGCGCCGCAGTCGGCCGGGCCCACCTCCCCGAGGACCCGGCCGTCCGTGCCGCCCTGCCCCGGTTCCTCGCCCCGGATCAGGTCCGGGAGCGTACGCAGACGGTGGGTATGGCCCGCCCGCTCCTTGCCCCGCCGGAGGCGATACGCGCCACGCTGCAGGCCACGGGAGCAACCCACTGGCATGGCGACTCGTTCTGA
- a CDS encoding SigE family RNA polymerase sigma factor: protein MEQSRARAFDEFVAARWSVLIHLARLLVGGDRHRAEDLLQESLVKLWFVWPKVADEAPEPYVRKVMTRAAARSGQRRWWGERPVEQLPETAVVGDVSADVAERSRLEAALAQLSPKQRVAVVLRYYQDLPEGQVAEVLGCPVGTARSHAARGVARLRQLLGHVNEPVR, encoded by the coding sequence ATGGAGCAGAGTCGAGCCCGTGCGTTCGACGAGTTCGTGGCTGCCCGGTGGTCGGTGCTGATCCACCTGGCCCGTCTGCTCGTCGGAGGCGATCGGCACCGGGCCGAGGACTTGTTGCAGGAGTCCTTGGTCAAGCTCTGGTTCGTCTGGCCCAAGGTCGCGGACGAGGCACCGGAGCCGTACGTCCGCAAGGTGATGACACGTGCGGCGGCACGCTCGGGACAGCGGCGTTGGTGGGGCGAACGCCCCGTCGAGCAGCTGCCCGAGACGGCTGTGGTCGGCGACGTGTCGGCGGACGTGGCGGAGCGTTCCCGGCTGGAGGCCGCGCTGGCCCAGTTGTCGCCGAAGCAGAGGGTGGCGGTGGTGCTGCGCTATTACCAGGACCTGCCCGAGGGGCAGGTGGCGGAAGTGCTCGGGTGCCCGGTGGGCACGGCTCGGTCCCATGCCGCACGCGGAGTGGCCCGGCTGAGGCAGCTCCTGGGCCATGTGAACGAGCCGGTGCGGTGA
- a CDS encoding bifunctional glycosyltransferase family 2/GtrA family protein, with the protein MVIPVFNEEKDLEPSVRRLHAHLRETFPYPFRITIADNASTDSTPRIAARLADELPEAQWLRLAEKGRGRALRTAWSLSSAPVLAYMDVDLSTELTALLPLVAPLLSGHSDIAIGTRLAPGSRVVRGPKREITSRCYNALLRSVLAVRFSDAQCGFKAVRREVAEQLLPLVQDSEWFFDTELLVIAERAGLRIHEVPVDWVDDPDTRVDILATALADLRGIARIGGALARGTLPPGRSLRDDGAAARGGLAAQLLCFAAVGAVSTLAYLFLYAWLRPMAGSQAANALALLICTVANTAANRRLTFGLRGRGGVLRHQSRGLFVLLVGLAFTGGSLAALHHAVPSAGQAAELAVLLAANLAAMLLRFLLFRTWVFRA; encoded by the coding sequence ATGGTCATACCCGTGTTCAATGAGGAGAAGGATCTGGAACCGAGCGTACGGCGGCTCCACGCGCACCTGCGCGAGACCTTCCCCTACCCGTTCCGTATCACCATCGCCGACAACGCCAGTACGGACAGCACCCCGCGGATCGCCGCCCGGCTGGCCGACGAACTGCCCGAAGCGCAGTGGCTTCGGCTGGCCGAGAAGGGGCGCGGCCGGGCGCTGCGCACAGCCTGGTCCCTCTCGTCGGCCCCCGTACTCGCGTACATGGATGTGGACCTGTCCACGGAGCTGACGGCGTTGCTGCCGCTCGTGGCCCCGCTGCTCTCCGGCCACTCCGACATCGCCATCGGCACCCGGCTGGCTCCCGGTTCCCGGGTGGTGCGCGGCCCCAAGCGGGAGATCACCTCGCGTTGCTACAACGCCCTCCTGCGCTCCGTCCTCGCCGTGCGCTTCTCGGACGCGCAGTGCGGATTCAAGGCGGTGCGGCGCGAGGTGGCCGAGCAACTGCTGCCGCTCGTACAGGACTCGGAGTGGTTCTTCGACACCGAACTGCTGGTGATCGCCGAGCGTGCCGGGCTACGCATCCATGAGGTGCCGGTCGACTGGGTGGACGATCCCGACACCCGGGTCGACATCCTCGCCACGGCCCTGGCCGACCTGCGCGGCATCGCCAGGATCGGCGGGGCACTGGCGCGGGGCACGCTGCCGCCCGGCAGATCGCTCCGCGACGACGGCGCCGCCGCGCGGGGCGGGCTCGCCGCCCAACTCCTGTGCTTCGCCGCCGTAGGAGCCGTCAGCACCCTCGCGTATCTGTTCCTCTACGCATGGCTGCGCCCCATGGCCGGCTCCCAGGCCGCCAATGCACTCGCGCTGCTGATCTGCACCGTCGCCAACACAGCCGCGAACAGACGGCTCACCTTCGGCCTCCGTGGCCGCGGCGGTGTGCTGCGCCATCAGAGCAGGGGGCTGTTCGTTCTCCTGGTCGGTCTGGCGTTCACCGGCGGATCGCTCGCCGCCTTGCACCACGCGGTGCCTTCGGCCGGGCAGGCCGCCGAGCTCGCCGTGCTCCTCGCCGCCAACCTGGCCGCGATGCTGCTGCGGTTCCTGCTCTTCCGGACGTGGGTGTTCCGCGCATGA
- a CDS encoding glycosyltransferase family 39 protein — MIKTVVRTTGAGTPSWNARLSEQPAGTGPDPRSRLRHTAERYGPVLALYGTLKLIGFAVFMWLLHSAGDYRAKHPRFGGGAHPWDVLASWDGWWYQQIAVHGYDPRLVPVPGATGPITLEENSAAFFPLYPGLMRLVSELTGLGPYGAGLLVSVVASLIAALGIYAVAERFGGRRAGLAAAGLWAVWPGSGVEWAVYSDSLYVALAVWACHAVLGRRWLTAGLLTCVAGLNRPTAVALIGAVVVAALLALHRRRDGILRPVAAMAVAPLGLLAYLGWVGHRMGDYSGYFRLQSDAWAHEWDYGRHTLDVLTSLPVGHSDYLSAWPFADLIGVGVVLLAIVLLSLLIRLRPPAVLVVYTVLTLVLVLGSQQIFANVSRYLLPLFPLFLPVALALRRLSLTHQLMLLGIAAVASGSYAGYGLFELGVP; from the coding sequence ATGATCAAGACCGTCGTTCGTACGACCGGGGCCGGCACCCCGAGCTGGAACGCGAGGCTGTCCGAGCAGCCCGCCGGGACGGGCCCCGACCCCCGGAGCCGGCTGCGTCACACAGCCGAACGTTACGGCCCCGTACTGGCCCTCTACGGCACGCTCAAGCTCATCGGCTTCGCCGTCTTCATGTGGCTGCTGCACTCCGCCGGGGACTACCGCGCGAAGCACCCGCGCTTCGGCGGCGGGGCCCACCCGTGGGACGTCCTGGCCAGCTGGGACGGCTGGTGGTACCAGCAGATCGCCGTGCACGGGTACGACCCCCGGCTGGTCCCGGTCCCCGGCGCCACCGGCCCGATCACCCTCGAAGAGAACTCCGCGGCGTTCTTCCCGCTCTACCCGGGGCTGATGCGGCTGGTCTCCGAACTCACCGGCCTCGGCCCGTACGGCGCCGGCCTGCTGGTCTCCGTCGTGGCCTCCTTGATCGCCGCCCTGGGCATCTACGCCGTCGCCGAACGCTTCGGCGGCAGACGGGCCGGGCTGGCCGCGGCCGGACTCTGGGCCGTCTGGCCCGGTTCCGGCGTGGAGTGGGCGGTCTACTCCGATTCCCTCTACGTGGCCCTGGCCGTCTGGGCCTGCCATGCCGTCCTGGGCCGCCGCTGGCTCACCGCCGGTCTCCTCACCTGCGTGGCCGGGCTCAACCGGCCCACCGCCGTGGCGCTGATCGGCGCCGTCGTCGTCGCGGCCCTGCTCGCGCTCCACCGCCGCCGGGACGGCATCCTGCGTCCGGTGGCCGCGATGGCCGTCGCCCCGCTCGGGCTCCTCGCCTATCTCGGCTGGGTGGGGCATCGAATGGGGGACTACAGCGGCTACTTCAGGCTTCAGTCCGACGCCTGGGCCCACGAGTGGGACTACGGCCGGCACACCCTCGACGTCCTCACGTCCCTCCCGGTGGGCCACTCCGACTACCTTTCCGCCTGGCCCTTCGCGGACCTGATCGGCGTCGGTGTCGTCCTGCTCGCGATCGTGCTGCTCTCGCTGCTGATCCGGCTGCGTCCCCCGGCCGTCCTGGTGGTCTACACCGTCCTCACCCTTGTCCTCGTCCTCGGCAGCCAGCAGATATTCGCCAACGTCTCCCGCTATCTGCTCCCCCTCTTCCCGCTCTTCCTTCCGGTCGCCCTCGCCCTGCGCCGCCTCAGCCTCACCCACCAGCTCATGCTCCTCGGCATCGCGGCCGTGGCGTCCGGCTCGTACGCGGGCTACGGCCTTTTCGAACTCGGCGTTCCGTGA